A genomic stretch from Scomber scombrus chromosome 8, fScoSco1.1, whole genome shotgun sequence includes:
- the kdr gene encoding vascular endothelial growth factor receptor 2 isoform X2, with product MMALAVSVIPLLGIILEISCVAATGLRFMPDPPVLNIHGIHRMNKSDNLELTCRGRQHLIWSTPPTSTRFSRSDCSGSGLFCETLQITNATVNETGNYQCAYRDLKVEDGKTAASAYVFVHDYKVPFVPSDKEYEVVFIHEGERVVIPCRGSVENLNVTLHTYPNKELHPDGKDSVWDARTGFTIPSYLISYAGVVSCQTHIGNETFKSSLYIVAVVGYKIYGLELTPKEVKLSVGERLMLSCTATTELNVGIEFNWTHSGQALTSANGSRLTHATPHKKKLWASLELSNTLIVENVTVDHRGEYTCTASSGKMEKSKTAHLTVYEKPFIDLQEPSTKVWEFRVGELTFATIPVKYSAYPEPTFRWLKNGLPLKDNYRVRGRNDSLIIRGIAETDAGNYTMVLTNKITREEQRHTIQLLVKVPPHIIEKEVAPDTDVYPYGSSPILRCTVRGIPIPAYIEWQWMSKEDCPTAFLSGLTKSEAQLEGCTDWRNITNGTGPNTIERIFTDIDHSQKKIMSSLKIQKAKAQVLYRCTARNKVSEDSRVIFFHVTRGLELSISPSNEPLEEDHVVLRCKADKLIYGNLAWFRVLKSDHVPSVQPCRSLTLQRRPLEQAVVSTVQGNNVTLELPLPNASRQDEGLYACQVENIKTKERTCLIRRLSLRGLEAARILNNITDQKVNVSATITLHCDAAGTPNPTVVWTKNNHTVVDGSGVILSQENRVLMIQRVKKEDGGLYTCTACNSRGCDTSQAFLTTEGAEEKTNVELIVPIGSVVIAMFFWLLIVFVIRGRKRPNGGDLKTGYLSMILDSEDMPMDEQCERLTYDANKWEFPRDRLKLGEPLGRGAFGQVVEAAAFGIEKATTCTTVAVKMLKEGATSSEYRALMSELKILIHIGHHLNVVNLLGACTKPGGPLMVIVEYCKHGNLSSYLKSKRGEYSPYKRKRVDSQKWASGEEDVTEGDLGLGKIAQLDICTGTAVCSRAGDKASGSSVDTQEESSDQDHLTMEDLICYSFQVAKGMEFLSSRKCIHRDLAARNILLSENNVVKICDFGLARDVYKDPDYVRKGDARLPLKWMAPETIFDRVYTTQSDVWSFGVLLWEIFSLGASPYPGVCIDESFCRRLKEGTRMRPPEYATNEIYQTMLDCWLDRPTDRPTFAELVEHLGNLLQASAQQDGKDYIPLTPSSATEGPPVSPDPRVPYSRPQSGELLEAQLHYDNAPSLGVSQQSERCSRPLSVKTFEDIPVEHSSVMEGHTDSGVCFSPGEVKGLNQLPTTPNFSQLLRCKSKESLASESSNQTSGYQSGYHSDDTDTPIYANEEMIMKHNMLKKPPLPKTPEKFNAEIRYSTPPV from the exons ATGATGGCTCTGGCAGTCTCCGTCATTCCACTTCTTGGCATTATTCTGGAAATCAGTTGTGTTGCTG CCACTGGACTGAGGTTTATGCCTGATCCACCAGTGCTGAACATCCATGGAATCCACAGGATGAACAAATCTGACAACTTGGAACTTACATGCAG AGGTCGCCAGCACCTGATATGGTCAACTCCTCCTACAAGCACTCGCTTCTCCAGGAGCGACTGCAGTGGATCAGGACTCTTCTGCGAAACACTGCAGATCACCAACGCAACTGTCAATGAAACTGGAAATTATCAGTGTGCCTACAGAGACCTCAAAGTTGAAGATGGCAAGACTGCAGCATCTGCATACGTGTTTGTACATG aTTACAAGGTGCCATTTGTGCCATCTGATAAAGAATATGAGGTGGTCTTCATCCATGAAGGAGAGCGGGTGGTCATACCGTGCAGAGGCTCGGTGGAAAATCTCAATGTTACGCTCCACACT TATCCAAATAAGGAGCTTCATCCCGATGGGAAGGATTCTGTATGGGACGCCAGGACAGGTTTCACTATTCCCAGCTATCTGATCAGCTACGCTGGCGTTGTGTCCTGCCAGACTCATATTGGGAATGAGACGTTCAAGTCCTCTCTGTACATCGTCGCTGTTGTTG GATACAAGATCTATGGCCTCGAACTGACCCCCAAAGAAGTCAAGCTGTCTGTGGGGGAGCGACTGATGCTCAGCTGCACTGCCACCACTGAGCTCAATGTGGGCATCGAGTTTAACTGGACGCACTCTGGCCAGGCCCTG acCTCGGCAAACGGTTCGAGGCTGACCCACGCGACACCCCATAAGAAGAAGCTGTGGGCTTCTCTGGAGCTGTCCAACACGCTCATAGTGGAGAATGTGACGGTCGATCACAGGGGAGAATACACCTGCACTGCATCCAGTGGGAAGATGGAGAAAAGTAAGACAGCACATCTTACAGTTTACG AAAAGCCTTTCATTGATTTGCAGGAGCCATCGACAAAGGTTTGGGAGTTCCGAGTGGGAGAACTGACATTTGCCACCATCCCTGTGAAGTACTCAGCCTATCCTGAGCCCACCTTTAGATG gTTAAAAAATGGCCTTCCACTGAAGGATAACTACAGGGTCAGAGGGAGAAATGATTCCCTCATCATCCGTGGGATCGCAGAAACGGATGCAGGAAATTATACAATGGTCCTGACCAATAAGATCACtagagaggagcagagacaTACCATACAGCTGCTAGTTAAAG TTCCTCCTCATATCATTGAGAAGGAGGTGGCACCGGACACTGATGTATACCCGTATGGCAGCAGCCCCATCCTGAGGTGCACCGTCCGTGGAATTCCCATACCTGCATACATAGAGTGGCAGTGGATGTCCAAAGAGGATTGTCCGACAGCCTTTCT GTCAGGTCTGACGAAGTCTGAGGCTCAGCTAGAAGGCTGTACAGATTGGAGAAATATCACTAATGGCACTGGTCCAAACACTATAGAGCGGATTTTCACGGACATCGATCATTCCCAAAAG AAAATTATGAGCTCTTTGAAGATTCAGAAAGCCAAGGCCCAGGTCCTCTACAGGTGCACGGCTCGCAACAAAGTGTCAGAGGATTCACGCGTCATCTTTTTCCATGTGACAC GTGGCCTCGAGCTGAGTATATCTCCATCCAATGAGCCTTTGGAGGAGGACCATGTGGTCCTGCGGTGTAAGGCGGACAAGCTGATCTATGGCAACCTTGCGTGGTTCCGTGTGTTGAAATCGGATCACGTCCCGTCAGTGCAGCCCTGTCGCTCCTTGACACTGCAGCGGAGGCCCCTGGAGCAAGCCGTGGTCTCCACTGTGCAGGGTAACAACGTGACCCTGGAGCTGCCACTGCCCAATGCATCCCGCCAGGATGAGGGTCTGTATGCCTGTCAGGTGGAAAACATAAAGACTAAGGAGAGAACCTGTCTGATACGCCGTCTTTCTCTCAGAG GTCTCGAGGCTGCGAGGATCCTTAACAATATAACCGACCAGAAAGTTAACGTGAGTGCAACGATCACTCTCCACTGTGATGCTGCTGGGACACCAAACCCAACGGTGGTATGGACCAAAAACAACCACACTGTGGTGGATGGCTCAG GTGTGATTCTGAGCCAGGAAAACCGTGTTTTGATGATTCAGCGAGTGAAGAAGGAGGACGGTGGTCTGTACACCTGCACCGCATGTAACAGCCGTGGTTGTGACACCTCACAGGCCTTTTTGACTACTGAAG GTGCAGAAGAAAAGACCAACGTGGAGCTGATTGTTCCTATTGGGTCAGTGGTCATCGCCATGTTTTTCTGGCTACTGATCGTCTTTGTCATCCGTGGAAGAAAGAGA CCAAATGGTGGAGATCTGAAGACGGGCTACCTGTCCATGATCCTGGACTCAGAGGACATGCCCATGGACGAGCAGTGTGAAAGGCTCACCTATGATGCTAATAAATGGGAGTTCCCTCGGGACAGACTAAAGCTAG GTGAACCACTGGGACGTGGAGCGTTTGGTCAGGTTGTAGAGGCGGCCGCCTTCGGCATCGAGAAAGCCACCACATGCACCACTGTTGCTGTCAAGATGCTTAAGG AGGGAGCCACATCAAGTGAGTACCGCGCCTTGATGTCAGAGCTGAAAATCCTCATCCATATCGGACATCATCTCAATGTTGTCAACCTGCTGGGAGCCTGTACAAAGCCTGGAG GGCCACTGATGGTGATTGTGGAATATTGTAAACATGGAAACCTCTCCAGCTACCTAAAAAGCAAGCGTGGAGAGTACAGCCCCTACAAG AGGAAGCGAGTGGATAGCCAAAAGTGGGCATCTGGCGAGGAGGATGTGACTGAAGGGGATCTGGGTCTGGGGAAGATTGCCCAGTTGGACATCTGCACAGGAACGGCTGTCTGCTCCAGAGCTGGGGACAAGGCTTCGGGCAGCAGCGTGGACACTCAGGAAG AGAGCTCAGACCAAGACCATCTGACCATGGAGGACCTGATCTGCTACAGCTTCCAGGTGGCCAAAGGCATGGAGTTTCTGTCCTCTCGCAAG TGTATCCACAGGGATCTAGCAGCCAGGAACATCCTGCTTTCAGAGAACAATGTGGTGAAGATCTGCGACTTTGGCCTCGCTAGAGATGTCTACAAAGACCCTGACTATGTCCGCAAGGGAGAT GCTCGTCTGCCTCTGAAGTGGATGGCTCCTGAGACCATCTTCGACCGGGTGTACACTACACAAAGCGATGTTTGGTCCTTCGGGGTCCTCCTCTGGGAGATCTTTTCTTTGG GGGCTTCTCCCTACCCGGGCGTTTGCATCGATGAGTCTTTCTGCAGGAGGCTTAAGGAAGGCACAAGGATGAGACCTCCAGAGTACGCCACCAATGAGAT ATACCAGACCATGTTGGACTGTTGGCTGGATCGTCCCACAGACAGGCCGACATTTGCTGAACTGGTTGAACATTTGGGCAACTTGCTACAGGCCAGTGCTCAACAG GATGGGAAGGACTACATCCCCCTGACCCCAAGCAGTGCGACAGAAGGACCTCCAGTGAGCCCTGACCCCAGGGTCCCCTACAGCAGGCCCCAAAGTGGAGAACTCCTAGAAGCTCAGCTTCACTATGACAATGCACCGTCTCTCGG tgtgtcccAACAGAGTGAACGGTGCAGCAGGCCCCTCAGTgtgaagacatttgaggacatcccTGTGGAGCACAGTAGTGTCATG GAGGGTCACACAGACAGTGGAGTGTGCTTTTCACCAGGGGAGGTGAAGGGTTTGAATCAGCTGCCAACTACGCCCAACTTTAG CCAGCTACTGCGCTGTAAGAGCAAAGAGTCTCTGGCCTCGGAATCGTCCAATCAGACGAGCGGATACCAGTCAGGGTACCACTCTGACGACACAGACACTCCGATCTACGCTAACGAGGAGATGATCATGAAGCACAACATGCTGAAGAAGCCTCCGCTGCCCAAgacgcctgaaaagttcaacgCGGAGATCCGTTATAGCACGCCACCTGTCTGA
- the kdr gene encoding vascular endothelial growth factor receptor 2 isoform X1 has product MMALAVSVIPLLGIILEISCVAATGLRFMPDPPVLNIHGIHRMNKSDNLELTCRGRQHLIWSTPPTSTRFSRSDCSGSGLFCETLQITNATVNETGNYQCAYRDLKVEDGKTAASAYVFVHDYKVPFVPSDKEYEVVFIHEGERVVIPCRGSVENLNVTLHTKYPNKELHPDGKDSVWDARTGFTIPSYLISYAGVVSCQTHIGNETFKSSLYIVAVVGYKIYGLELTPKEVKLSVGERLMLSCTATTELNVGIEFNWTHSGQALTSANGSRLTHATPHKKKLWASLELSNTLIVENVTVDHRGEYTCTASSGKMEKSKTAHLTVYEKPFIDLQEPSTKVWEFRVGELTFATIPVKYSAYPEPTFRWLKNGLPLKDNYRVRGRNDSLIIRGIAETDAGNYTMVLTNKITREEQRHTIQLLVKVPPHIIEKEVAPDTDVYPYGSSPILRCTVRGIPIPAYIEWQWMSKEDCPTAFLSGLTKSEAQLEGCTDWRNITNGTGPNTIERIFTDIDHSQKKIMSSLKIQKAKAQVLYRCTARNKVSEDSRVIFFHVTRGLELSISPSNEPLEEDHVVLRCKADKLIYGNLAWFRVLKSDHVPSVQPCRSLTLQRRPLEQAVVSTVQGNNVTLELPLPNASRQDEGLYACQVENIKTKERTCLIRRLSLRGLEAARILNNITDQKVNVSATITLHCDAAGTPNPTVVWTKNNHTVVDGSGVILSQENRVLMIQRVKKEDGGLYTCTACNSRGCDTSQAFLTTEGAEEKTNVELIVPIGSVVIAMFFWLLIVFVIRGRKRPNGGDLKTGYLSMILDSEDMPMDEQCERLTYDANKWEFPRDRLKLGEPLGRGAFGQVVEAAAFGIEKATTCTTVAVKMLKEGATSSEYRALMSELKILIHIGHHLNVVNLLGACTKPGGPLMVIVEYCKHGNLSSYLKSKRGEYSPYKRKRVDSQKWASGEEDVTEGDLGLGKIAQLDICTGTAVCSRAGDKASGSSVDTQEESSDQDHLTMEDLICYSFQVAKGMEFLSSRKCIHRDLAARNILLSENNVVKICDFGLARDVYKDPDYVRKGDARLPLKWMAPETIFDRVYTTQSDVWSFGVLLWEIFSLGASPYPGVCIDESFCRRLKEGTRMRPPEYATNEIYQTMLDCWLDRPTDRPTFAELVEHLGNLLQASAQQDGKDYIPLTPSSATEGPPVSPDPRVPYSRPQSGELLEAQLHYDNAPSLGVSQQSERCSRPLSVKTFEDIPVEHSSVMEGHTDSGVCFSPGEVKGLNQLPTTPNFSQLLRCKSKESLASESSNQTSGYQSGYHSDDTDTPIYANEEMIMKHNMLKKPPLPKTPEKFNAEIRYSTPPV; this is encoded by the exons ATGATGGCTCTGGCAGTCTCCGTCATTCCACTTCTTGGCATTATTCTGGAAATCAGTTGTGTTGCTG CCACTGGACTGAGGTTTATGCCTGATCCACCAGTGCTGAACATCCATGGAATCCACAGGATGAACAAATCTGACAACTTGGAACTTACATGCAG AGGTCGCCAGCACCTGATATGGTCAACTCCTCCTACAAGCACTCGCTTCTCCAGGAGCGACTGCAGTGGATCAGGACTCTTCTGCGAAACACTGCAGATCACCAACGCAACTGTCAATGAAACTGGAAATTATCAGTGTGCCTACAGAGACCTCAAAGTTGAAGATGGCAAGACTGCAGCATCTGCATACGTGTTTGTACATG aTTACAAGGTGCCATTTGTGCCATCTGATAAAGAATATGAGGTGGTCTTCATCCATGAAGGAGAGCGGGTGGTCATACCGTGCAGAGGCTCGGTGGAAAATCTCAATGTTACGCTCCACACT AAGTATCCAAATAAGGAGCTTCATCCCGATGGGAAGGATTCTGTATGGGACGCCAGGACAGGTTTCACTATTCCCAGCTATCTGATCAGCTACGCTGGCGTTGTGTCCTGCCAGACTCATATTGGGAATGAGACGTTCAAGTCCTCTCTGTACATCGTCGCTGTTGTTG GATACAAGATCTATGGCCTCGAACTGACCCCCAAAGAAGTCAAGCTGTCTGTGGGGGAGCGACTGATGCTCAGCTGCACTGCCACCACTGAGCTCAATGTGGGCATCGAGTTTAACTGGACGCACTCTGGCCAGGCCCTG acCTCGGCAAACGGTTCGAGGCTGACCCACGCGACACCCCATAAGAAGAAGCTGTGGGCTTCTCTGGAGCTGTCCAACACGCTCATAGTGGAGAATGTGACGGTCGATCACAGGGGAGAATACACCTGCACTGCATCCAGTGGGAAGATGGAGAAAAGTAAGACAGCACATCTTACAGTTTACG AAAAGCCTTTCATTGATTTGCAGGAGCCATCGACAAAGGTTTGGGAGTTCCGAGTGGGAGAACTGACATTTGCCACCATCCCTGTGAAGTACTCAGCCTATCCTGAGCCCACCTTTAGATG gTTAAAAAATGGCCTTCCACTGAAGGATAACTACAGGGTCAGAGGGAGAAATGATTCCCTCATCATCCGTGGGATCGCAGAAACGGATGCAGGAAATTATACAATGGTCCTGACCAATAAGATCACtagagaggagcagagacaTACCATACAGCTGCTAGTTAAAG TTCCTCCTCATATCATTGAGAAGGAGGTGGCACCGGACACTGATGTATACCCGTATGGCAGCAGCCCCATCCTGAGGTGCACCGTCCGTGGAATTCCCATACCTGCATACATAGAGTGGCAGTGGATGTCCAAAGAGGATTGTCCGACAGCCTTTCT GTCAGGTCTGACGAAGTCTGAGGCTCAGCTAGAAGGCTGTACAGATTGGAGAAATATCACTAATGGCACTGGTCCAAACACTATAGAGCGGATTTTCACGGACATCGATCATTCCCAAAAG AAAATTATGAGCTCTTTGAAGATTCAGAAAGCCAAGGCCCAGGTCCTCTACAGGTGCACGGCTCGCAACAAAGTGTCAGAGGATTCACGCGTCATCTTTTTCCATGTGACAC GTGGCCTCGAGCTGAGTATATCTCCATCCAATGAGCCTTTGGAGGAGGACCATGTGGTCCTGCGGTGTAAGGCGGACAAGCTGATCTATGGCAACCTTGCGTGGTTCCGTGTGTTGAAATCGGATCACGTCCCGTCAGTGCAGCCCTGTCGCTCCTTGACACTGCAGCGGAGGCCCCTGGAGCAAGCCGTGGTCTCCACTGTGCAGGGTAACAACGTGACCCTGGAGCTGCCACTGCCCAATGCATCCCGCCAGGATGAGGGTCTGTATGCCTGTCAGGTGGAAAACATAAAGACTAAGGAGAGAACCTGTCTGATACGCCGTCTTTCTCTCAGAG GTCTCGAGGCTGCGAGGATCCTTAACAATATAACCGACCAGAAAGTTAACGTGAGTGCAACGATCACTCTCCACTGTGATGCTGCTGGGACACCAAACCCAACGGTGGTATGGACCAAAAACAACCACACTGTGGTGGATGGCTCAG GTGTGATTCTGAGCCAGGAAAACCGTGTTTTGATGATTCAGCGAGTGAAGAAGGAGGACGGTGGTCTGTACACCTGCACCGCATGTAACAGCCGTGGTTGTGACACCTCACAGGCCTTTTTGACTACTGAAG GTGCAGAAGAAAAGACCAACGTGGAGCTGATTGTTCCTATTGGGTCAGTGGTCATCGCCATGTTTTTCTGGCTACTGATCGTCTTTGTCATCCGTGGAAGAAAGAGA CCAAATGGTGGAGATCTGAAGACGGGCTACCTGTCCATGATCCTGGACTCAGAGGACATGCCCATGGACGAGCAGTGTGAAAGGCTCACCTATGATGCTAATAAATGGGAGTTCCCTCGGGACAGACTAAAGCTAG GTGAACCACTGGGACGTGGAGCGTTTGGTCAGGTTGTAGAGGCGGCCGCCTTCGGCATCGAGAAAGCCACCACATGCACCACTGTTGCTGTCAAGATGCTTAAGG AGGGAGCCACATCAAGTGAGTACCGCGCCTTGATGTCAGAGCTGAAAATCCTCATCCATATCGGACATCATCTCAATGTTGTCAACCTGCTGGGAGCCTGTACAAAGCCTGGAG GGCCACTGATGGTGATTGTGGAATATTGTAAACATGGAAACCTCTCCAGCTACCTAAAAAGCAAGCGTGGAGAGTACAGCCCCTACAAG AGGAAGCGAGTGGATAGCCAAAAGTGGGCATCTGGCGAGGAGGATGTGACTGAAGGGGATCTGGGTCTGGGGAAGATTGCCCAGTTGGACATCTGCACAGGAACGGCTGTCTGCTCCAGAGCTGGGGACAAGGCTTCGGGCAGCAGCGTGGACACTCAGGAAG AGAGCTCAGACCAAGACCATCTGACCATGGAGGACCTGATCTGCTACAGCTTCCAGGTGGCCAAAGGCATGGAGTTTCTGTCCTCTCGCAAG TGTATCCACAGGGATCTAGCAGCCAGGAACATCCTGCTTTCAGAGAACAATGTGGTGAAGATCTGCGACTTTGGCCTCGCTAGAGATGTCTACAAAGACCCTGACTATGTCCGCAAGGGAGAT GCTCGTCTGCCTCTGAAGTGGATGGCTCCTGAGACCATCTTCGACCGGGTGTACACTACACAAAGCGATGTTTGGTCCTTCGGGGTCCTCCTCTGGGAGATCTTTTCTTTGG GGGCTTCTCCCTACCCGGGCGTTTGCATCGATGAGTCTTTCTGCAGGAGGCTTAAGGAAGGCACAAGGATGAGACCTCCAGAGTACGCCACCAATGAGAT ATACCAGACCATGTTGGACTGTTGGCTGGATCGTCCCACAGACAGGCCGACATTTGCTGAACTGGTTGAACATTTGGGCAACTTGCTACAGGCCAGTGCTCAACAG GATGGGAAGGACTACATCCCCCTGACCCCAAGCAGTGCGACAGAAGGACCTCCAGTGAGCCCTGACCCCAGGGTCCCCTACAGCAGGCCCCAAAGTGGAGAACTCCTAGAAGCTCAGCTTCACTATGACAATGCACCGTCTCTCGG tgtgtcccAACAGAGTGAACGGTGCAGCAGGCCCCTCAGTgtgaagacatttgaggacatcccTGTGGAGCACAGTAGTGTCATG GAGGGTCACACAGACAGTGGAGTGTGCTTTTCACCAGGGGAGGTGAAGGGTTTGAATCAGCTGCCAACTACGCCCAACTTTAG CCAGCTACTGCGCTGTAAGAGCAAAGAGTCTCTGGCCTCGGAATCGTCCAATCAGACGAGCGGATACCAGTCAGGGTACCACTCTGACGACACAGACACTCCGATCTACGCTAACGAGGAGATGATCATGAAGCACAACATGCTGAAGAAGCCTCCGCTGCCCAAgacgcctgaaaagttcaacgCGGAGATCCGTTATAGCACGCCACCTGTCTGA
- the LOC133984993 gene encoding cytokine receptor common subunit gamma-like yields MFLCATMFSTLFLLLCLTEHVFAKDPPDVDCIVVHVHSVHCSWNTQWTPEVNYTFYSWFINEEPSECSTYLSENSTVTGCIRPYKKSQRFNMFYTKLIHDKHTFQMVHDLKNRVKLNPPTNLTVQSGSDSNLWYNWNQTSASCVESEVSFRVDCEKWQTSEVSVGRQSYSINLPSSSVQYELRVRSRIGIDCGKSLFWSDWSEPVMWGSNSQSINQS; encoded by the exons atgtttttgtgtgcaaCAATGTTTTCTACATTATTTCTGCTTCTCTGCCTGACAGAGCATGTGTTCGCCAAAGACCCTCCCG ATGTGGATTGTATAGTGGTGCATGTGCACTCTGTACACTGTTCCTGGAATACACAGTGGACTCCAGAGGTCAATTACACCTTCTACAGCTG GTTCATTAATGAAGAACCCAGTGAGTGCAGCACCTATTTGTCAGAGAACAGCACAGTCACTGGATGTATCCGGCCCTACAAGAAATCCCAGAGGTTCAACATGTTTTACACAAAACTAATACATGACAAACACACTTTTCAGATGGTCCATGATCTTAAAAACAGAG TCAAGTTAAATCCACCAACCAACCTGACTGTCCAGAGTGGATCAGACTCTAATCTGTGGTACAACTGGAATCAGACCTCCGCATCCTGTGTGGAGAGTGAGGTCAGCTTCAGGGTCGACTGCGAGAAGTGGCAG ACTTCTGAGGTCAGTGTTGGGAGGCAGAGTTACTCCATCAATTTGCCATCTAGCAGTGTACAATACGAGCTGCGAGTGAGAAGCAGAATTGGGATCGACTGTGGAAAGTCTTTATTTTGGAGTGACTGGAGTGAGCCTGTGATGTGGGGTTCcaacagtcaatcaatcaatcaatcttaa